A region of Chloracidobacterium sp. DNA encodes the following proteins:
- a CDS encoding enoyl-CoA hydratase/isomerase family protein → MSNYETITVEKRGKVAVLTINRPDKLNALNNQVHADGVAALSELKKDDSVRVLVITGAGEKAFIAGADISEFAGHTPVTQRDAFHESSLFNSIDTFPKPVIAMVNGFCLGGGNELAMACDLRMASENARFAQPEINLGIICGGGGTQRLTNLVGEGRSMEMVLTGDMIDAATAEKIGLVNHVYPADQLEAETMKLAEKIAEKAPIALQLSKEAVKFASRSNLDEGLRREVDLFAICFSTEDKKEGVAAFLEKRKPEFKGR, encoded by the coding sequence ATGTCTAATTACGAAACTATCACTGTCGAAAAGCGCGGCAAGGTCGCTGTGCTGACGATAAATCGCCCCGACAAACTAAACGCTCTCAATAATCAGGTTCACGCCGATGGCGTCGCGGCTCTTAGTGAATTAAAGAAGGACGATAGCGTTCGTGTTTTGGTGATAACCGGTGCGGGTGAAAAAGCATTTATTGCCGGTGCGGACATCAGCGAATTTGCGGGACATACGCCGGTAACTCAACGTGATGCATTTCACGAAAGCTCGCTTTTCAATTCGATCGACACGTTTCCAAAACCTGTTATCGCGATGGTCAACGGATTTTGTCTCGGCGGCGGCAATGAGCTTGCGATGGCATGCGATCTGCGTATGGCGAGTGAAAATGCGAGGTTTGCGCAGCCCGAAATTAATCTCGGCATTATCTGCGGCGGCGGCGGAACTCAGCGGCTGACTAATCTCGTCGGCGAAGGCCGCTCGATGGAAATGGTGCTGACAGGCGATATGATCGACGCCGCAACGGCAGAAAAGATCGGCCTAGTCAATCATGTCTATCCCGCCGATCAACTCGAAGCTGAGACAATGAAACTTGCCGAAAAGATCGCCGAAAAAGCGCCGATCGCTTTGCAGCTTTCAAAGGAAGCAGTAAAATTTGCCTCACGCTCAAACCTCGACGAAGGCCTCCGCCGCGAAGTCGATCTTTTTGCGATCTGCTTCTCAACCGAAGACAAAAAAGAAGGCGTCGCCGCATTCCTCGAAAAACGAAAACCGGAATTCAAAGGCCGCTAA